In Bacillus sp. NP247, one DNA window encodes the following:
- a CDS encoding cell wall metabolism sensor histidine kinase WalK — MIKNIMYRIRNLPIKWKLTLWSTTLVFILFILYSALQFIVINKWTIDYEQKQINRQVTEIAAYFQDKNDTLSGKTFENSKEFLNNMIDKHQMIRIIGNDGKPIVTVSRDFNEAWIEPKMVTQDESFIKRHIEDRILVERLPIQTKKFTGTIELAKNLETFDHLLKIILVVMVIAGLCGLVFSFLGGILITKKLLSSVQNITDTMKRIKKNGLNERVPVRENNDELAKLSILFNEMMDEVETSFTQQKQFVEDASHELRTPLTIIQGHLSMLNRWGKNDPAVLDKSLQSSLKEVDRLNKLVSELLELSRAESEQMHPVAVERVHVNSVLKQVTQNFAVLQTDFQFHMKLDADEAYISIPSSYLEQIIIIVMDNAVKYTKEANKYICIESSIQAGKIKISIIDHGAGIPEADLPFVLNRFYRVDKARSRKQGGNGLGLSIAKRLVEKYNGTIQLESKEDEGTIVTITFPYATH, encoded by the coding sequence ATGATAAAAAACATTATGTACCGAATTAGAAATTTGCCTATAAAGTGGAAATTAACACTTTGGTCCACTACACTAGTATTCATTTTGTTTATTTTATATAGCGCGTTACAATTCATTGTAATTAATAAGTGGACTATAGATTATGAACAGAAACAAATAAACAGACAAGTGACAGAAATAGCGGCATATTTTCAAGATAAAAATGATACGCTCTCGGGCAAAACATTTGAAAATAGTAAAGAATTTCTAAACAACATGATCGATAAGCATCAAATGATTCGTATTATAGGAAATGATGGAAAACCTATTGTTACTGTTTCACGAGATTTTAATGAAGCGTGGATAGAGCCCAAAATGGTTACGCAAGATGAATCATTTATAAAAAGACATATAGAGGATCGAATATTAGTTGAGCGCTTACCCATTCAAACAAAAAAATTCACTGGAACTATTGAGCTTGCGAAAAACTTAGAGACATTTGATCATTTATTAAAAATAATTTTAGTGGTAATGGTTATTGCGGGACTATGTGGATTAGTGTTTAGTTTTTTAGGTGGAATACTTATAACGAAAAAGCTTTTATCGAGTGTTCAAAATATAACGGATACGATGAAGCGTATTAAGAAAAATGGACTAAATGAAAGAGTTCCAGTACGAGAAAATAATGATGAACTCGCAAAATTATCGATTCTTTTTAACGAAATGATGGATGAAGTAGAAACCTCATTTACACAGCAAAAACAGTTTGTAGAAGACGCATCGCATGAATTAAGAACACCATTAACAATTATTCAAGGGCACTTATCGATGCTAAATCGATGGGGGAAAAATGATCCAGCAGTATTGGATAAATCCCTTCAATCCAGTTTAAAAGAAGTAGATCGATTAAATAAATTAGTTTCAGAACTGCTAGAGCTTTCAAGGGCTGAATCAGAACAGATGCATCCAGTAGCAGTAGAACGAGTCCACGTTAATAGCGTATTGAAACAAGTTACACAAAACTTTGCAGTACTCCAAACTGACTTTCAATTTCATATGAAATTGGATGCAGATGAAGCGTATATTTCAATCCCATCATCTTACTTAGAACAAATTATTATTATTGTAATGGATAATGCGGTGAAATATACGAAAGAAGCTAATAAGTATATTTGCATTGAATCAAGTATACAAGCGGGCAAAATTAAAATTAGTATAATAGATCACGGAGCGGGCATACCTGAAGCGGATTTACCTTTTGTTCTTAATCGCTTTTATCGAGTTGATAAAGCGAGAAGTCGAAAACAAGGTGGAAATGGTCTGGGCCTATCTATTGCCAAAAGGCTTGTAGAAAAATATAACGGAACTATTCAATTAGAGAGTAAAGAAGATGAAGGAACAATTGTTACGATTACATTTCCTTATGCTACACATTAA
- a CDS encoding undecaprenyl-diphosphatase, translated as MNYTVFQWINNFAGSSKLLDTLMIAITNSVPYVAILFMLILWFNNGKKENAIRKQYTVLYTTLSVSIALLVNVFIHAVYYHPRPFITHHVNQLVPHAADSSFVSDHSVLVFSIAFVFILRGEKLKYIALIWAILVGVSRMYVGVHYPLDILGAAFLTFITSGLVMQSTRIFEPLAKFIFKMYALVAKRVPFLAKYNHIA; from the coding sequence ATGAATTACACAGTATTTCAATGGATTAATAACTTTGCTGGATCATCCAAGCTATTAGATACGCTAATGATCGCTATTACAAATAGTGTTCCATATGTAGCTATTCTATTCATGCTTATCCTATGGTTCAATAATGGAAAGAAAGAGAATGCAATTAGAAAACAATATACAGTGTTATATACGACACTTTCAGTTAGTATTGCATTATTAGTAAATGTTTTTATACATGCGGTATATTACCATCCGCGTCCTTTTATAACACATCATGTAAATCAATTAGTACCGCATGCAGCAGATTCATCATTTGTAAGTGATCATTCTGTACTTGTATTTTCGATTGCTTTCGTATTTATTCTAAGAGGAGAAAAACTTAAATATATCGCGCTTATCTGGGCAATATTAGTTGGTGTATCACGCATGTACGTAGGTGTTCATTATCCTCTAGATATACTTGGTGCTGCGTTCTTAACATTTATTACAAGCGGTTTAGTAATGCAAAGTACACGTATATTTGAGCCGTTAGCAAAATTTATTTTCAAAATGTATGCACTAGTAGCAAAACGAGTTCCTTTTTTAGCGAAATATAATCATATAGCTTAA
- a CDS encoding response regulator transcription factor translates to MQHILIIEDEESLADFLELELKYEGYIVDIQLDGRKGLEAALENSYDLILLDLMLPGLNGLEVCRRLRATKSTPIIMLTARDSIMDRVTGLDSGADDYLPKPFAIEELLARMRVIFRREENTEQKHASFLSFKDLQLQIESRTITKGNEEIELTNKEFELLLMFMKNINRVLTRDILLDQVWGYDAMVETNIVDVYVRYLRNKLHSLDKEEYIQTVRGAGYIMK, encoded by the coding sequence TTGCAACATATACTAATTATTGAAGATGAGGAAAGCTTAGCAGATTTTTTAGAATTAGAATTAAAGTATGAAGGATATATAGTAGATATACAACTTGATGGAAGAAAGGGATTAGAAGCAGCACTTGAAAATAGTTATGATCTCATATTACTTGATTTAATGTTACCAGGATTAAATGGACTGGAAGTATGTCGTCGACTAAGAGCAACTAAAAGTACACCTATTATTATGTTGACTGCTCGTGATAGTATTATGGACCGTGTGACAGGGTTAGATAGTGGAGCTGATGATTATCTTCCAAAACCGTTTGCAATTGAAGAACTTTTAGCACGTATGAGAGTGATTTTTAGGAGAGAAGAAAATACAGAGCAAAAGCACGCATCATTTCTTTCGTTTAAAGATCTACAGCTTCAGATTGAATCTCGAACTATAACTAAAGGAAATGAAGAAATTGAACTTACAAATAAAGAATTCGAGCTACTGCTTATGTTTATGAAAAATATTAATCGAGTTCTTACCCGTGATATTTTACTGGACCAAGTATGGGGATATGATGCAATGGTTGAGACAAATATAGTCGATGTGTATGTTCGTTATCTACGTAATAAGTTACATAGTTTAGATAAGGAGGAGTATATCCAAACAGTCCGCGGTGCTGGATATATAATGAAATGA
- a CDS encoding zinc-binding dehydrogenase, whose translation MKAIVHQHKKGLKGLEYKLSPEITPKAGEVKVKLKAAGLNHRDLFIMNNRKEMELPLILGSDGAGIVTELGEDVSNITLHTEVIINPSVGWNNTHEIPELPEVLGGPADGTFAEYVIVLAENVVKKPTYLTWEESGVLSLSALTAYRALFTKGRLKSEEHVLIPGIGGGVATYAMLFAKAIGAKVSVTSRIESKRKAAEKYGADFSFNSSGNWEECLHGEKVDLIIDSIGPATFLKYFDILKPNGRIVNFGASSGDKIELPLRALFYNQIDIMGTSMGSSEEFNEMIHFIEEHNIKPIIDKVYPLEEAIQALNRMQQGEQFGNIALRME comes from the coding sequence ATGAAAGCTATTGTACATCAACATAAAAAAGGATTAAAAGGTTTAGAATATAAATTATCACCTGAGATAACTCCTAAGGCCGGGGAAGTGAAAGTGAAATTAAAAGCAGCAGGTTTAAATCATCGTGATTTATTTATAATGAATAATAGAAAAGAAATGGAATTACCTTTAATTTTAGGATCAGATGGTGCAGGTATTGTTACGGAATTAGGAGAAGATGTTTCAAATATCACACTACATACAGAGGTTATTATAAATCCTAGTGTTGGATGGAATAATACTCACGAAATACCAGAGTTACCTGAAGTACTAGGTGGACCAGCCGATGGAACGTTTGCCGAATATGTTATTGTGCTAGCTGAAAATGTAGTAAAAAAACCAACATATCTTACGTGGGAAGAATCTGGTGTGTTATCTTTATCGGCATTAACTGCATATAGAGCGCTTTTTACAAAAGGCAGATTGAAATCTGAAGAACATGTTCTAATTCCCGGAATTGGCGGTGGTGTAGCTACTTATGCTATGTTATTTGCTAAAGCAATTGGAGCAAAGGTGAGCGTTACTTCAAGGATAGAGAGCAAAAGAAAGGCTGCAGAAAAATATGGAGCAGACTTTTCTTTTAATAGTTCTGGTAATTGGGAAGAGTGCTTACATGGAGAAAAAGTAGATTTAATTATAGATAGTATAGGTCCAGCGACTTTCTTAAAATATTTTGATATATTAAAACCAAATGGAAGAATCGTTAATTTTGGTGCAAGTTCAGGAGATAAAATTGAATTACCGTTACGAGCATTATTTTATAATCAAATCGATATTATGGGAACATCAATGGGCAGCAGTGAGGAATTTAATGAGATGATTCATTTTATAGAGGAACATAATATTAAACCAATCATTGATAAAGTATATCCATTAGAAGAAGCAATTCAAGCTTTAAATCGAATGCAGCAAGGAGAACAATTCGGTAATATTGCCCTACGTATGGAATGA
- a CDS encoding penicillin-binding protein: MHKLQTNKGARYMMIAFIVLFLTMLLRIFYIQAVGVVHNVNVKDLANEQQNKNGVLEANRGTIYDQNGKVLVQDSTTYRIVVNLKGKDKLKDKEDTAQRLADALEVDKEEITKNFHEGRTQVEIGKIGRNLSREAKEEINNLKIPGVSFRTEKARVYPNEDFASYILGFARPDDKGNAKGKFGLEESLDKYLRSTNGNVEYVGSRKGIPLTNDIGKVEPAKNGNNVYLTLDKQINSFLEDAMNKAEQHYDPSMLVGIIADPKTGKILAMSSKPSYNPNKGDIEYFLNDPIANAFEPGSTMKVFTLAAAINEGVYNGKEYFQSGKYAVGSAEIKDHNGGYGWGSITFDEGFERSSNVAFSILEDQLLKPNKFKQYMNKFGFDQKTGIDLPGESKNTLLLNTQIQQVTTSFGQGSTITPIQIVQAATAIANDGKMMQPYIVDKVVNPTNKQVIMENQPKEIGNPIKKETADKVRSLMERVITSSKGTGTMYKVDGYPIGGKTGTAQIPNPENGRYMEGKDNYIFSFLGMAPIDDPELVVYLAIKQPKLKGNEYGAQPLAEIFKPVMKNSLEYLKVKPYTEKQMTDATKQSQLKVQNYENQSMVTVEKSAEKEKLQPVILGEGKLIKQYPQSGEVMSEGDRIFLLGTNAKMPNLKGWSMRDVMYFSKLLKLDLKTSGTGYVTNQSIEKGQDLQEGYTLELELEPPLQPLAEANTN, translated from the coding sequence ATGCATAAACTTCAAACGAATAAAGGCGCTCGATATATGATGATTGCTTTTATTGTCTTGTTTCTTACTATGCTTTTACGTATATTTTATATTCAAGCAGTAGGAGTCGTGCATAATGTTAATGTAAAAGATCTTGCGAATGAACAACAAAACAAAAATGGAGTTCTTGAAGCAAATCGCGGGACAATTTATGATCAAAACGGTAAAGTATTAGTCCAAGACTCAACGACATATCGCATCGTTGTAAACTTAAAAGGAAAAGATAAATTAAAAGATAAAGAAGATACTGCACAACGTTTAGCAGATGCGCTTGAAGTTGATAAAGAGGAGATCACGAAAAATTTTCATGAAGGACGTACGCAAGTTGAAATTGGTAAAATTGGACGTAACCTATCTAGAGAAGCGAAGGAAGAAATTAATAATTTGAAAATACCAGGTGTATCGTTTAGAACAGAAAAAGCCAGAGTATACCCAAATGAAGATTTCGCTTCGTATATACTTGGTTTTGCAAGACCAGACGATAAAGGTAATGCGAAGGGGAAGTTTGGGCTTGAAGAAAGTTTGGATAAATATTTACGCTCTACAAACGGAAATGTAGAATATGTAGGTTCACGAAAAGGTATCCCACTTACAAATGATATAGGAAAAGTAGAACCTGCTAAAAATGGAAATAACGTATATCTTACGCTTGATAAACAAATTAATAGTTTTTTAGAAGACGCGATGAATAAAGCGGAGCAACACTATGATCCTTCTATGCTAGTAGGAATTATCGCGGATCCAAAAACAGGTAAGATTTTAGCAATGTCTAGTAAGCCTAGTTATAATCCTAACAAAGGAGACATTGAATATTTTTTAAACGATCCAATTGCGAATGCATTCGAACCAGGGTCTACAATGAAAGTTTTTACATTAGCTGCTGCAATTAATGAAGGTGTATATAACGGGAAAGAATATTTTCAATCAGGAAAATACGCAGTTGGTTCAGCAGAGATTAAAGATCATAATGGTGGCTATGGATGGGGCTCAATTACATTTGATGAAGGGTTTGAACGGTCATCGAATGTTGCTTTTTCTATTTTAGAAGACCAGTTACTGAAACCAAATAAATTCAAGCAATATATGAATAAATTTGGTTTCGATCAAAAAACAGGGATAGATTTACCTGGAGAAAGTAAAAATACATTATTGTTAAATACTCAAATTCAACAAGTTACTACTTCTTTCGGCCAAGGCTCAACTATAACTCCTATTCAAATCGTACAAGCGGCCACAGCAATTGCAAATGACGGAAAAATGATGCAACCTTATATTGTTGATAAGGTTGTAAATCCAACAAATAAACAAGTTATTATGGAAAATCAACCGAAAGAAATTGGGAATCCGATAAAAAAAGAGACAGCAGATAAGGTAAGAAGCTTAATGGAGCGTGTTATAACGTCTTCAAAAGGGACAGGTACAATGTATAAAGTGGATGGTTATCCGATTGGTGGTAAAACAGGAACAGCGCAAATTCCGAATCCTGAAAATGGACGATATATGGAAGGGAAAGATAATTATATTTTTTCATTCTTAGGAATGGCTCCAATTGATGATCCAGAATTAGTCGTATATTTAGCCATTAAGCAACCTAAATTAAAAGGGAATGAATACGGTGCTCAGCCTCTTGCTGAAATTTTTAAACCAGTTATGAAAAACAGTCTAGAATATTTAAAAGTGAAACCATATACAGAAAAACAAATGACAGATGCAACGAAACAATCCCAATTAAAGGTACAAAATTATGAAAATCAATCGATGGTTACAGTAGAAAAAAGTGCAGAAAAAGAGAAACTTCAGCCAGTAATATTAGGAGAAGGAAAGCTAATAAAACAATATCCGCAGTCTGGCGAGGTAATGAGTGAAGGCGATCGTATATTTCTATTGGGGACTAACGCAAAAATGCCAAATTTAAAAGGTTGGTCAATGCGTGATGTTATGTATTTCTCTAAACTATTGAAATTAGATTTAAAAACTTCAGGTACGGGCTATGTAACAAATCAAAGTATTGAAAAAGGACAAGATTTACAAGAAGGTTATACTTTAGAATTAGAATTAGAACCGCCACTACAACCGTTAGCAGAGGCAAATACGAATTAA